A region of the Acanthopagrus latus isolate v.2019 chromosome 18, fAcaLat1.1, whole genome shotgun sequence genome:
ctCCTTCACTGACCTGCACGGTGGGAACACACATGAACTCTGTGCCGTGGTTGTTTGTACTGAATGGAAAGTCACAAAACCAGCAACCAAAGATAGATATGCAGTATTTTGGTTGCTCTTAAGTAGTAGAATATATTGACTGTATAGATAGTATACTGACCGATTATTATTCTTCCACAACACATTGGAAATTATGATGCAGTCTGAGTTGTTGTCCTGTTGGTTGGCTGTTACACATCTGGTGAGCTTAGATCATGGTGAATTTACATTTATGgatggtttgttttgtgtatgtataGCTGAAGTAGACCATCCAAAAAGTGAGATGCAGACAgagaactgatgtgttttgtctcaCCAGGGTCATACGAGGGCTGGGAGGGCGGCTCTTTCCCCTGTATCCGACTGAAGAAGAACCGTGACTCTCTGCCCAGGTGAGAACAGTTATAAACCAGCTCTCTGCATTACAGAAGCTCCCAAAGACTAAGGTCCTCCTGTCTAAACTACACTTATTAATGACACTTACTGTTTGTGTGAACAGGATATCGGTGCGTGTGCGTGGAGGCGAAGCTCAGGGCCCGGCAGCAGGTCTGGATGGGATGAACCTGGGCCTCGTCAGGGACCTTGGGGCCGCCTTCTTTGAAAGTCACTGTGAATTCAACGACAAAACCAGCTCTCCATTCTCCTCCAACCGCACCATGTTTGAAACGGAGGAGGTGCGTTGACACTCAGAAAAAACTATTTAGTTTATCAGCCTACAAATCAAGATTTTAGACTGATAGCAGTCCTCCGCCCTCCTTGTTTCAGATGGTGATTCCAGCCGACCCAGAGGAAATGAGTCAGTTTCAGACGCAGTGTGTTGCTCAGTGTCAGTGTGCTGTGGACATCAGCCTGCCGCTGGCCTACATCCTGCTGCCCAGCAAACAGGCCTTCCAGAGCATCTACAACAGGTATGTCAACAGAAGCACAAGTCTGATGGATGTCCACCAAGCTAACATTATCCCAGTATTCCCccaaaagttgttttaaagactttgttatatttttcactggattttATGGAGATAAATTGACACATTACGGGGTCAGTTGTTAGAGGATGGACTTTATCTGCCTTTAGATTATTGCTTTTCTATTTTTACACTGCTGCTCCTGAGCCGTACTGTGATTAGTTATGTAAGAAATAGCCTCTTccagctttgttttttaacttttgtatTGGTCTTGAATCCATAATTCATTTTCCTTATCCTACCCTTTGTCCAAAAGGATCAATAATGATCTGTTGATGTGGGagcctccttctccttcagcaAAAAGCCCCGACCACAGCCGCCAGCACCACGACGAATTCCAGCTGTGCAAGTCGGCCTTTAGACTTGGTGAGTTTGACTGTTTTGATGGAAAAACTTCAACATCGTGTAGATCTATTAGACATAATAACAACTAGCCTTCCAAAACATTCCCCCTCTCTGCCACAGACTCTGATTCAGAAGAGGACGAGCCTCACTTCTACTTGGCCAGTGAATCAGATGGAAGGTCTCAAAAGTCAGCTTCCCGGCCCAACCACAACCTCAGCCTCCTGTCCCTCACTGTGATCATCGGCAAAGGTCGCCTCCAGGCcagaacagacaggaaggtGAGCCATGTGGCTGCTAAACATATTATTAGAAGACCATGAGTTTAATGAGAGAAAGACGGTGCACTTACACCCATAATTGGCTTCATCCAGAGCTGGAGAATTGAGGTTTGAGACTTGAACTTGAGTTGAGTTTTTACACTATATGTTTTTTCTTAACACTTCTCCTTGACTTTTAAGACATGATAAGGTCAAGGAAATATGTGAAGGTGATTTGAAAAGACGACCGTGGTGCTTCAGGGAAATGTAGGAAGGCATTATCTCCTTTCCTATTGCGAAAGATGGTCCAGTGTCCTCTATGCAAAGGGGGATAATAAAGAAGGCAGTGAATGACCTCTCTCTAGCAGTTAAAGAATTTGACCTGCTCTTATCACGGCTGCCACTTAAATACTGCGGAGGAAGGAAGCCTTTTGTCTGCTGTGAGATTTGACTTACTTGAAACTTGATGGTAAAACGCAGAGGAGACTTGACTTGGTGAGCCATGAATACTGAGGAATGCAagatatgtgtgtatttttgccTTTTGGAGCTCTGCCAAACTGTCATCATAAATTATATCAGTGCCAGGATCGCACGCAACATCGGCATtactgaatgctgctgctggcacCAGACTCACTGTAAGTTGCAGCTGCTGGCACCAGACTCAAATGTAAAAGCAGAGCAATTCAAACGAGAGAAATTAGCATTTCGTTAAGTAGCTTTCAGTCCAGCATGTCACTCAGTTTTCTTCCCCCGAGCCTCAGTTGTGAAAATGATTCTGGTGCAAAAGTCACATGTTTTTGTGCTACTCTTGCTTTTAAAAGAGCTCAGtttctgttgaatatttatgATAATtgatatgttttcatttgcctATATAATTCTTTATCAGAAATATAAATTTTTTTGCCACCCAGCCTGTTTTAAAGAAGACGTCAGCATGGTAGTagtattttttgtgttactTAACCATTTCCATTCTCGTTGCTTCAGGAGGACCAGAGTCATGGGGAAATTGCGCTCGACCTGGAAGGGGGGAAGATATTCAGTGTGGCGCAGCACCAGAACGATCCCAATCTCAATTTCCTGTGCCTGGAGAGCAGACGAGTGGAGCTCTACCATCGAGGTGCACATCGTCATGTTGTTGgcaaacatttaattacagcATAATTCATATTGTCATAACAGATTTAAGTAGAAAATGTTAATGGTACTGTAAGTTCTCGGTCATCAAGCGCACAATTACATGTTTCtgtccccccccacacacatacacacaccgcTACAGCTGTGGTGAAAGACTCCCCCATCCCACAGCGGCTGGAGATGCCCAACTTCACTCCCCCAAAGCACTTGGACCCCACCATCTACCCCACAGAGGTGGGTGTGAGCAGTGTGAGCGGCAGGGAAGGAGAGCCACAGATGTTGTCCACAGCCATCAAAGTCACACTGGACCCTGAGAGGAGTGTCAAGGTACATCCTCCTCaaatgcctgtttttgttttgtagctgGTGTAAGTTTGAAATTGTTTGAAACAGTGTATGGTTCTGCTTATTCTTTTAGGAGTTCCTGGTCGCCCTCCGACTTCAAGGTGCCACCATGCGACATTACATGACGCAGACCAATCACAGCTGGCACGAGCAGGTGAGAAGCAGTACAAGGAAACAAAAGTCAGATCAGAGAGTCTTCTCGATATCTTCTTGTCTTCAAGAATtcctcccttaaaaaaaaactgcacttaaACTCAATTGCAAGCAATGTGTTGTGCAATTCCAGTtatattaatcatttaatttccaggcatttcaaagtgttttattcattattcacttaataaaaaatgtcaagGGGAAACAGCTGAGTGATTTTCAGTTCTCTTGGAGATAAACCCAGATTTGAAGCTTGGGTCCTTGAGATTCTTCTCTCTCTAGACCAACATTTTTGACATTCCATGTTCATTCAGAAATAGATTGTATGAATGTGGAGTGTGAGGGAGTGAGATGCCATTTTCTCTAGTAGCAATAGTCAGAGTGCAGTGGAGTGCTCTGAGGATGAGATGCAGCTGCCTTCCTCTTCATTATCCTGTTGCTATTTGAACTTGAGGCATTTTagcaaactaaacaaaatgtgttttatccGCAGCTGCATCATTGGGTCGAAAGTGATTTTGGACATGTTGTAAATCACTGATGTAGCCAGTGGTTGCAAAAGTATTCAGGTCATTTCCTGGTTTTCTATTACACCTgtaagtaaagtacaaatactacACTTCTACAAGTCCTGTATTGAAAATGTTGCTCAAGAAAAGGTATGTAGATctaatcaggaaaatgtactttaagtATTAAAAATTCAGGtgctaaaagcaaaaaatgcCCCCTATCACTGTTACATTGTTATATTGATATTTCTCATGCATTAATTTAAAAGCATGATTTTGCAGTTGTAGTTGGTTGAGCTTGAGTGTTTTTGAGCTGTTTTGTATAGGACTCCAACTACTGATTTCGAAAACGATCCTCCTCATATCTGAGAAGTTGGAACCATGAAATGttgttgcatgaaaaaaaaaagaggctcaaaTCAAAATATGGCAATTGATTAATGAACTTATTGTTTCTCCTGTTGGGTAGTTTAAGTTATAGTTTATCAGCTGTTTGGGTTCAAAACATGTGAATTTGTTAAGTAAAATAATTGTAGTTGAGTACAAATTAGAATATTTCCCTACGTAATTTGGAGTAGAAGTAGAAAGTCgcttgaaaataaaagaagaagtaaagtacaagtatcaACATTTTTCCTAACTACAGTGCTTAGGTAAATGCACATAGTTACGTTCCACCACTGGATGCAGATGTGGATTTACAGGAAGTGtatacagcaaataaaaatatcaattgcagttaatgagaaaataactgaaaggtATTGGAAATTACAGAATGACCACAGAGCGTCAGCCAGAGAGCTGGAAACGGATAACTTGACCGGGAACGTTAAAGCATCTGCGCTGAACGTCTTCTTTGCCACACAGATCCCACCAGAACTAGAACTGCAGCCCtgccaaaaacaaaacccacTTCTTTCCGTTCCTCCTCATTTCTTGCTCCTGGAGTTAATAAGTATATAGTATTACACTGTAGCTAGTAAAGTATGATTTAATACGACAAATTGCATAACCAAGCAGACCTGcaatttgttctgttttattttccagttaAACCAGTTGGCttgtgcagaaaaaaattcaaaccgCACTCCAGAGTCCAATCGGAGTGGATGAATTTAAAATGCGTTCCTATTTCCAGCTGAGtctgtgcgtgtttgtttgttacagcTGGTCGACTTCCTGGATGTCATCGACGATCCCATTCTGGGATACACTGCACCTGCCGTCATCActgtcctccacacacacctcgcTACCTGTGCCGTAGACTACAGgtatttatctaaaaaaaataaataaaatgttaaaatgttagtGAACGTTGtacctttcttctttctcacaatttttctgtgtttcagaccTCTGTATCTGCCACTGCGAGTATTGTTCACAGCAGAgtccttctctctgtccagTAACATCATTGTAGACACTGCCACCTTCCACCTCAGGTACGGTTCACCAACTAGACTTGAAGATTGAAGATAGACTTAAATCATTTTACCCCACAAATCACAATATTATACATGTCAGTACATATTTTGAGCTGTTGTTGACTCTCAGGTTTGTAAGAtctttgtgtgctttttgtttcctttcctgaTCAGATTCATCCTGGATGACTCTGCTCTCTACCTCTCTGACAAATGTGAGACTGACACCGTGGACTTGAGGAGAGGTACAACACATGACGAATATGTGTGCGCTGGGTGCTTTCATTACAGCATAGTTGTAGAAAATACTGTGTTCTGTCATCAGCAGGTGTGTACTCTCTCATAATTCTGGCTCTTCCTACAGAATAATGTGGCGTTGTTTTCCCTCTGCCCCAATATAAATACCTGCTGTagttacatgtttgtgtgaagcAACACTCAAACTACGTTTATTACTTTCTTCTCTCCACCTCATTTCTTTAAGGATATGAGAGGGAAATTCAGCATGTCCGGTGTTGTCTGTAGTTGCTATGATGTGTGGAAACTGGAAAAGAGATACCGCTGTCTTTGCAACAGTGGCACCAACAATAATATTACTTGGGCAAGCAGTGGGTGGAAAGTTGACAAGAAGTCTGTTTCCAGTTTAATTTCACAATGAGGagaacaaaatataataattctctcctcttttatggacctgtgtgtttggatgtgaATGATGGATATCATCATCGTGGATGTATGACGTTTGTTAGCTGCTTTTACATTAACTTTACCTTTTGGCTCTGTCAGACATGTTGCCTGCTACTTTGATCAAGCAGTTTTGAGTTTGTGTATCTTAATTATcccaaaatacatgttttaaagggAGGTCATCTGACAATCATTGACGTCTTACATTGGACCCAATACAGCAGGCAATGTGACATGATTCTTCTGCTACTATTATTGACTGCTTTAATGGAGTAAAAACCTCCTTATGTCTTTATGTCACAGACTACGTGTGTGTTCTGGACATTGACCTTCTGGAGCTCGCCATCACCACGTGGAAAGGCAGCAATACGGGCAAACTGGTGAGCGCTCGGCTTCTATTTACATACTTGTGTCTccttcacattcactcagcaGCCTCGAAACACTGCAGCATTGAAATAATCGCCCTTGCCAGAGAAAATTTCAGCgtaaacaaaacattataattTAGTTCAATTTCCTTCAGAAACCACTAACGAGAGCAGGCCCCATGTTTATAAATATTTGTGTTACCATAATGAAGTTTCAGTATAATAATAGCTTCAGACAGCAGTTTAAGACCAGGATCACCTTTCAGTCGGACATGGAACCAAAACCATCCAAGCAAGCGTAAACATGTCATCCCTCGACAGTGATGCAACCGTCTTTTTAGCCAATCAGCAATAAGTTATAAAAGTGTGAGTAAGGTCTCGTTAAGTCTGTTATGTAACAATGAAGTAATGTTTTGTATCTCTGTTTGCATTGTCTAGTCTTTTTTTAGGCATTTCTCTCTTCAATCAATAGGTTATAAAGTATTAAATCTagtaattcagatttttttttcataattgtgAAATCTGCATCTTCCCACCAGATTGCTGTTTCTGAGTCATAGTTCTGACATTTTACTTGAACCATTCATTGGAATTTGGAATTTAATTCAGTCATCAGATGTCTAATCACCTCAGCTGATGAGAAAAtcttgtcagtttttttttgaaaaagaaaatgaagagattCCAAATCCTTTGAAACTATGTATCACTGCTACTAAACGACATGTTGTAGCTGCAAGATTGAATTCTCAACAGAATAACGGTTTGATTGATGATATTTGTTACTTGATGGAATTTAAGTAATTATCctgttattcatttaaatattcttCTTCCGTGTCCTCCGTTTGTTCTCCAGTCTCAGCCTCTCTTTGAGCTCCGTTGCTCCAACAATGTGGTTCACCTTCATACCTGTGCTGACTCCTGCGCTGCCCTGGTCAACATGCTGCAGTACCTGGTCTCCCAGGGTGACCTGCACCCTCCACCACGTCACGCCTCGCCCACTGAAATCGCTGGCCAGAAACTACCAGTAAGATGAACGTATTCGCCGGAGAGTTGAAATAACGAACCTGAGAAAAGCATGTTGTTTGATACTGTATTTCTGACCCAAGGAGTAGTGAATGCAGTGATGTTGCAGAAGTGCTGACAAGAACAGAACTGTGTCATGTTAGAAGAGAGGTATGAAGACGCCATAGAACTGTCTAATGtctgtgtcattttctgtcttgttaGCTGTCAGAAAGTCCTGCGTCTGTGCTGCCCTGCCCTCCAGCTGAAACCGCTGAGATCAACCAGTACGACCTGGCTGATGCCTTAATCGACACGGAGAAGAGCCACAGAGAAGAGAGCTTGGATCCAGGTACCGTTAAGTTTGCTTGATTTATGCATCTGAACATCCCAACAGGATATCGTTGCTTTAAAAATCTGCAGTGAAGTACATTTCCATGTGTACAGGGGCAGAGGACTGTGAGCTGATTTATTTAAACTGGTTTCCGCAAAGGTTGCTGTAgtttgacagagacagaggagtgtatttttaaacataGATGAATTAACTGAATTTTACtttagcaaagaaaaaatacaacttacatacacacaatataAGCTGCTATGAAAAAGGGTGGAGTGTTTACAAGATCTCATGATGTTGAAGATTTACGGGACTgacagtttctctgtgtttgttcaggttCACCCTCCATGCCCAGAGGCTCTCCTGTCTCCGTGTACCTGTTTCCTGGTGAAGCCCCGAAGCACAGACCCGTCGTCCTGCAGGACGAGGACTCTGAGGTCGACGGACTGGTTGCCACAgcaacagaggcagaggcagacaTGATGTCAGACGAGGGCTCTGAGGGCTCCACCGACAACGACGACTTTTGCATCTTGGAGGCTCCCGGCATGGGCATTCCTGTGAGTCTCTCACTGATTTCATTGTCgtatttcttttgtcttcccAGTTCCCAGTAAATaagtgagaggaaagaaaatacaacCACAAGTTCCAATACACttaattaaacttaatttgAAGATCAAAATATATGTGCGTAATATTCAGCATTGAAAGCAAAGCTAAACTGTTGTTTTGACGGCTACTACACATTCCCCTTTTCATAATGAATCTGTATGCTTACTCACAAAATGTGCACACATGGGATTTGTTACAGCCCAGGGACGGGGAGCCCGTGGTGACGGTGTTGACCCAGGGGCCCATCAGGGTGAAGGACAGTCACTTCTCCAGACCTCGAGGCAGCTCAGATCTCCTGCGAGCCCCGAGCCGCTTCCCGGTGCCTCAGAGCAGGGTGGTGCTGCGGGAGATCTCTGTGGTCTGGCATCTCTATGGGGGCAAGGACTTCGGTGGCAAACCCATGTCCATACATGCCCAGCATGCAAACaggtaacacacagacacacagggcATACGTCAGTGGTCATAATAACTGTTCTCCTGCATGTGTTGCTTGTTCAGTTTTCCCCCACACTCCTCTCCCCTGATTGTTGCTCTATCTATGTCTTCATCACTCTCCAGAGGTCGTCCAGCTCCTGCTGGTGTCCGAGGGTCTCCGTCTCGCTCCGTCACTTCCTCTCGTCCCCAGAACTCCTGGCGCTGGGCTGGAGGCAGCGGCCGTGAGCACACACTGCTGATGGAGATCCAGCTCACCAAGGTGGGTGTAGAGTGTGTGAGCATCCTCTCGAAATGATGCAAAACTGAAATAAGAAGTGGTTGTCAAGCGATTTATCTTAAATTTCAGTAAACTTCAAGTTATGAAGTGATTTGACAATAAACTAACATACATAATTTAGGCATCTGTGTATTTAACTATAAGATGCTTTTTTGGATTTGCagactttttttgtcttgatccagtttcatttatttcatttcagctgtaaaTTTATGTTTGAAATGACATCAAGGACGCTTTGGGAAATATGTTAATTCGCTCTCTTGCTgaacagatcaataaaactcTTTCATCCCTATTTtattacctttggacagagtcGTGCTCTGCATCCAGTTTTTTTGCTGATCTAAACTGCTGACTCCAAATATACATCATACAGATTTATAAGTGCTATTGaacttctcatctaactcttggcaaggaagcaaataataataaattttaaaaatctcaaactgtccctttaaattcaACTTGAAACtcactttaaatgtgttcaaaCTGCCTCAGTAAATCTCCATCTTCAAAttcctcctgtttgtcctcTAGGTGTCCTTCCAGCACGAGTCCTACGCGGTGGCAGTGGCAGGACAGGACGGGGACGGGTCAATGGCGCCCGGGGTCGGCGTCGGACCCGGTGGCGAGCAGCCGCTCTCCAGGCAGGTGTTCATCGTCCAGGAGCTGGAGGTTCGAGATCGACTGGCCTCCTCTCAAATCAACAAATTCCTCTACCTCTACACCAGCGAGAGTATGCCCCGCAGAGCCCACTCCAACATggtgagacagcagagaggctgtgGGGGAAGGAATATTTGTATCGTATCATTTCATTTGATATTGATGGTGTGATTTGTTGTTATAGCTGACGGTGAAGGCCCTGCAGGTGTGTCCAGAGTCTGGCCTTGGTGGTCCAGAGTGCTGTCTTAGGATCAGCCTGCTGCCGCTGCGGCTAAACATCGACCAGGTAACTCCGACTCCTGAGGCTGAATATTGGCAGAGAGTGTCGTCATCATATCATATTGAATGACACCCCACAAATATGGCTGCAGATCTAGAATAACATTTTGGTTGCACTGTGTAGAAAAGGAAGTAAATGACTCTGGCTCTCTTTTCTATGTTCAGCCATCTGAgaagcaaacaacacaaacaaaactgagtgTGGCAATCAGTAATTACCGTCCATGCCAACACCAGACTTGTATCACGTTGGAGGTGGCAGTTTAAAGTAGTTTACTCTACAAAATGAGCCATTACACGTGTTACAGAAATATCTTTGTAGAACATTGATCACTTGATACCATTTCATTCTGACAGGCGCCACTTGTTTTCTCCTGCAACGTCTCTGCGTCTAACCAAcgttttatttctgtctcctttCCAGGACGCACTGTTTTTCCTTAAGGACTTTTTCAGTAATCTAGCTTCCTATGTTAACCCTTACCTGCCTGTGGACCCTGCCACTGAAGGTGAGCTGCTGATGatgttggtttttgttttattgtaaggACTTGGTTCAAAGACATAAATATTAAGATTTGAAACGAGGTCTGTCATTTCATGTAGTCTGCTTTGATACGAATCATGATCTGATGACATGTAATTATCTGTACTTCACCTCCATTATTTTCAGTGAAGGCAGACCCTTCCCAGAAGGCGTCTGAGGAGGCGGAGTCCGCTGCTGGTCTGGGACCTGATCTCACCGCTTCTGTTGAAACTACCTACAGCGAGCAGAGCTCCTCCTCTGCcggctccacctcctcctccgaccAGCCAATTTACTTCCGGTACTGAAATACTTATTCACCAAAAATCTGATTCTACTTTGGTGAACTAGTTATGGctaaaaattaaacatgttttaaataaagggTTAAAATCCTTATTGGCgctcttcctctgcttttttcAGGGAGTTTCGTTTCACCTCTGAAGTGCCTATCTGGCTGGACTATCAGGGCAAACATGTCGTCATTGAACAGGTGAGAGATCTTTCAAACAGCTCATCTGTCACTCAGCCTCAGAAGGATGGATTTCTTTGGATTTGACCAGGAATTTTCCAGgtttactgtattttcacactctgtctctcctgctctttgCTCACAGGGAACGTTTGCAGGGATTCTGATCGGTCTGGCCCAGCTCAACTGTTctgagctgaagctgaagcGGCTCTGCTGCAGACATGGGTAGATAAGCACACCTTCTTATTAACACTAGCTTATCATGTTTAAAACCAGGGAGATTTTGAGTTGTAAGTTCCTTCTGCAACACTTTCTAGGCTCCTCGGTGTGGACAAAGTGATCCAGTACGCCGTCACAGAGTGGCTGACAGACATCAGGAAGAATCAGCTGCCGGGCATCCTGGGAGGTGTCGGGCCCATGCACTCGGTTGTCCAGCTGTGTGAGTTGATgctgcttgtttctgctgcaaaCACATCGTGCCAGCTTAACATTTACACGTTCTGTATCCTGTTGTGTCTCTCGGTTCATtcccttttcccctctttctccaGTCCACGGAGTGAGGGATCTGTTCTGGCTGCCCATAGAGCAGTACAGGAAGGATGGGCGCATTATCCGAGGTCTCCAGAGAGGGGCAGCGTCCTTTGGCACCTCCACAGCATCAGCTGCCCTGGAGCTCAGCAACAGGCTGGTGCAGGCCATACAGGTACTCAGTCTGTACAGGATTTTTAGTGCAGGTTATGACTGTTAATAAAAATTATACAAGACTATCAGGCACATTGATGACTGACGTTTTAACGTATAAATGTATAACGTATTTAGTTGCCTAAAAGCTCCATTCTGCTCGTCTTTCAGGCCACAGCAGAGA
Encoded here:
- the atg2a gene encoding autophagy-related protein 2 homolog A, which produces MSRWLFPWSGSIKKRACRYLLQHYLGHFLQERLSLDQLGLDLYNGSGVIKEINLDVWAVNELLESLGAPLEIVDGFVSSIAVTIPWQALLTDHCTLEVSGLQITCRPKYRTSGGWDSQGWSSSMTSSMQLAQECLKDPPEASEEPPAQLEGLEMFAQTIETVLRRIKVTFIDTIVRIEHHPLDLETGVALEVHIKRLEYFDEAVRDPASQTAVPVDIHQPPAFLHKILQLSAVQLFYDSTGTEQGPPEEECPESTTASEGEEEEEEEEEGEDDEDEEEEEEESKPRTSASCPPSQPLLIGSCSGFIETTVKIKQNDMLPGPKLELDGKVGCVHMLLSPDQITHLTDLLAALCIDIEPETKCGGVHSRPLDSDDLRMIEEDLSKQLGSSPRDREWEEPSLEPYITGLENGEMFFSMGPGGGMTSSVTSMRSGSELSDSDMESSTHSLASFTQPAQGMVNCSRRYPVAGCLSSLPQASIRTRGRSHSGQAEQLKPDALLRLTLGGLTLTLLQEDPPSRPDGASSLAQVSQVFFRELAFFKDSMFSERDFHHLRGGFAKACPLSHLRVTGAAVQVACEMRSGMRNSRAVTSDLSFSRLELLECLWEDGKPQYSELLQFQKAGLFTVGAAARPCAQLHYGLTEKHLRRGKQRVLRRESVVRVELAELSAELDLDVISRLGSLSKAFSYCPTQTTGPGLVQTQSTELCSSFTLLSPHAVLKLRFPIPDLRPLPKRRPPTQRAVRQETLVLELMELELKHQEAPDLQSEQTAPGQPWAPCLTQLLEASFTDLHGSYEGWEGGSFPCIRLKKNRDSLPRISVRVRGGEAQGPAAGLDGMNLGLVRDLGAAFFESHCEFNDKTSSPFSSNRTMFETEEMVIPADPEEMSQFQTQCVAQCQCAVDISLPLAYILLPSKQAFQSIYNRINNDLLMWEPPSPSAKSPDHSRQHHDEFQLCKSAFRLDSDSEEDEPHFYLASESDGRSQKSASRPNHNLSLLSLTVIIGKGRLQARTDRKEDQSHGEIALDLEGGKIFSVAQHQNDPNLNFLCLESRRVELYHRAVVKDSPIPQRLEMPNFTPPKHLDPTIYPTEVGVSSVSGREGEPQMLSTAIKVTLDPERSVKEFLVALRLQGATMRHYMTQTNHSWHEQLVDFLDVIDDPILGYTAPAVITVLHTHLATCAVDYRPLYLPLRVLFTAESFSLSSNIIVDTATFHLRFILDDSALYLSDKCETDTVDLRRDYVCVLDIDLLELAITTWKGSNTGKLSQPLFELRCSNNVVHLHTCADSCAALVNMLQYLVSQGDLHPPPRHASPTEIAGQKLPLSESPASVLPCPPAETAEINQYDLADALIDTEKSHREESLDPGSPSMPRGSPVSVYLFPGEAPKHRPVVLQDEDSEVDGLVATATEAEADMMSDEGSEGSTDNDDFCILEAPGMGIPPRDGEPVVTVLTQGPIRVKDSHFSRPRGSSDLLRAPSRFPVPQSRVVLREISVVWHLYGGKDFGGKPMSIHAQHANRGRPAPAGVRGSPSRSVTSSRPQNSWRWAGGSGREHTLLMEIQLTKVSFQHESYAVAVAGQDGDGSMAPGVGVGPGGEQPLSRQVFIVQELEVRDRLASSQINKFLYLYTSESMPRRAHSNMLTVKALQVCPESGLGGPECCLRISLLPLRLNIDQDALFFLKDFFSNLASYVNPYLPVDPATEVKADPSQKASEEAESAAGLGPDLTASVETTYSEQSSSSAGSTSSSDQPIYFREFRFTSEVPIWLDYQGKHVVIEQGTFAGILIGLAQLNCSELKLKRLCCRHGLLGVDKVIQYAVTEWLTDIRKNQLPGILGGVGPMHSVVQLFHGVRDLFWLPIEQYRKDGRIIRGLQRGAASFGTSTASAALELSNRLVQAIQATAETVYDILSPTPPLNRLAITEGRAPTSRPRRAAQPADLREGVAKAYDTVREGVIDTAQTLCDVASRGHEQKGLPGAVGGVLRQIPPTVVRPLIVASEATSNLLGGMRNQIKPDARKEDFLKWRTEEGQE